Genomic window (Rossellomorea aquimaris):
GTCAAGTAGTCCCCGGCATACCCCAATCTTGTGGTGACATCCCCAGCCAGGGCTTCAGCCAACAGGTTCAGATTGTCGCGATTGATTTCAATTCTATCCGAATGGCCGCCATAGAGGGGTTCTCCCGTCCAGATGCTCGTCATGATGTGGGCATCGGCTTCGTCATGGATTTTGCCGTAACCAGGGTCTCCTGGTTGACCAATCTCATAGGCTCCTTTGTCGTTATAGCCTGTATGATTGTTCGTCAGGATGCTGAACTTCTCGCCGATCACCGGTATACCTGTCGATATATCGTACCTCTTTCCAGGAATACGGGAATCGAGATTCAGGGCAATCAGGGTTCCGGTTAAGACGTCATAGTTGGTGAAGTAGTTGGTGATGTTGTCGTAGTTTTTGTTGGGATCAATTACACCTTTTGGAAATAATGCTGGATTTAGAGTAACGGATTTTATATCAGGTCGATTTCTTACAGCGTAGTTTGCAAGGGGGCCCCCTAGGGAGTTTCCGGTAACGGAGCTAACTCCCCCCTCATTCTTATATTCTTTTTGTATTCTATTTAAATATTCAGCGGAAGCTTCAAGTTGAGGCAAAGTTAGGTCACTTAGCAGTTGAACATCCGTTAATAAGTCTTGCTTTCCATTCTCAGCAGCTGCGTCTGTACCTACATATACTATTGTTATTTCTTTTGTGGACTCATTTCGGACTGTAAATGCGTCTAGTCCAGTGTCGTCGAGGAAATTTACATCTAATACCTTAAATGCCTTTCCATTAACTTTTATAATGTCAAATCTATTAATTTCTGAATAAGCATGTAATCCCGCTAATTCAACCAAGTCCCTATCAGTGGTTTCTCTATTAACATTAACTGGATTAACATTATTTACTGATGGCACCTTACTCAACTCTTTCTAATGTTTATTTTTTATAATATAATTGGGGTCGGCTCTATCAACAGTGGTTTCTTTATCCCCGCTACCCGTAACTTTATCAATTATATTGTCATGTAGTAGGAGATTATACGCGCCAAAAGGAAGCCCTTCCGCATCTTCAATAACTTTTGCAATATCCTCTAACTCTTCGTTAGTTGGATTCGAATCTTTTTTATCTTTAAAAAGCTGAATAGTAATATTTATTGACTCAGGGCTTAATTTCTTTAAATTTACCTCTTTTAAATCTTCTTTCGTAATATCAGGATTTTCTAAATAAATTTCAACGATCCTCTCTGATATTTCCATATCAAAAAATGACACAAAATAATACTCATTTCCAAATCCAAATGATTTAGTATTATTAATGGCCTGGATTTTTTCTCCAGTAAATGGATATTTTTCTGTAATTTCTTTCAATAATTTATCCAACTTGCTAAACTGATCTTCATATATCAATCCATAAACACCCGAAGTGATGGCATTTTCCACCTCTCCTTCTAATGAATAAACCTGGTCAGTCAGGATTTTATCCTCATTAGAATCTATGGGCACAACTGCAAAGGTATGGAAATGGGGCTTACCCACAGACTCCACAAACACGCTAGCTCCATCAACATTACCAACAATATTATGAATTTCAACATCAGTTTTATATTGTGTTAAGAAAAAATCTTTGACGGCTTTTTCCACTTCTTCCCGTTTTGCTTCAGCAATTTTGTCATTTTCTTGACCATTTTTCAGAGAAAACCCTTCTCCATTATATTCCTGGACGCTTACTAAACGATTGCTTTGATCTTCCACTTCATCCTGCGTACCCTTCTTCTCATCCACACCATTACCATTTGCATTATCCATATTCATACATCCTCCAAGTAATAATGAAAGTCCGATTCCACATATAATCCATTTATTTTTAGTATTCATGAATGTCTGATCCTCCTAATTGGATGGGTTCATTTAAAGAATTACCTTTATATTGTATAAAAGTCTGTAAAGTATTAACAGTTCAATCCGGTAATACTTAGAGCAATCAGGTAAAACAGGAAAAAAGTAGGGGAGCAGACTTCTTTTTTACGTTTCTTTTATACTATTGATTTTGCATATTGAACTTATACCTAAAGACTCATACATTTGTATAATTACCCCAATTATTTAAATGATAACCTATAAGTACTGAAAATAAATCTCCT
Coding sequences:
- a CDS encoding DUF1672 family protein → MNTKNKWIICGIGLSLLLGGCMNMDNANGNGVDEKKGTQDEVEDQSNRLVSVQEYNGEGFSLKNGQENDKIAEAKREEVEKAVKDFFLTQYKTDVEIHNIVGNVDGASVFVESVGKPHFHTFAVVPIDSNEDKILTDQVYSLEGEVENAITSGVYGLIYEDQFSKLDKLLKEITEKYPFTGEKIQAINNTKSFGFGNEYYFVSFFDMEISERIVEIYLENPDITKEDLKEVNLKKLSPESINITIQLFKDKKDSNPTNEELEDIAKVIEDAEGLPFGAYNLLLHDNIIDKVTGSGDKETTVDRADPNYIIKNKH